A window of Massilia sp. NR 4-1 genomic DNA:
AGCAGGGCCATGCCCAGGCGCGCAATATGCTCGCGCTGACGCCGCTGCTGCCGGGCGCCGCCCTGCCCGACTGCATGGCGCCCGATCCGCCGCTGCTGGTCGATTTCGAGCCGGAGCCCGAGTATGTGGCGGCCAGCCGCAGCGTGCGCCTGCTGGTGGACCGGCTGGCGCCGCAGTTCGAGATCGATCCGCACTTCGCGATGGCGGTGATCGCCGTCGAATCGGGTTTCAATGCGAAAGCCGTCTCGCCCAAGAACGCCCAGGGCTTGATGCAGCTGATTCCCGAAACGGCGCAGCGCTTCCGCGTCAAGGATGCTTTCGATCCGGAAGCGAATATCCGCGGCGGCCTGGCCTATCTGCAATGGCTGCTGGCCTGCTTCGAAGGCAATGTGCAGCTGGTGGCGGCCGCCTACAATGCCGGCGAAAAAGCCGTGGCCAGCTATGGCGGCGTGCCGCCCTATGCCGAAACGCGCGACTATGTGCAGAAGATCGCCCGCCTCTACCGTCCCGCCAG
This region includes:
- a CDS encoding lytic transglycosylase domain-containing protein, coding for MSLLLGLLGTAAACAQNAQVLTEQAVRHEHGEGMPRDLPQAAMLYCRAARLGAPEAQYALGWMYANGRGVARSDATAGRLFALAAEQGHAQARNMLALTPLLPGAALPDCMAPDPPLLVDFEPEPEYVAASRSVRLLVDRLAPQFEIDPHFAMAVIAVESGFNAKAVSPKNAQGLMQLIPETAQRFRVKDAFDPEANIRGGLAYLQWLLACFEGNVQLVAAAYNAGEKAVASYGGVPPYAETRDYVQKIARLYRPASHPYRAGLAAGFLQTVGARKPR